The Streptomyces sp. NL15-2K genome contains a region encoding:
- a CDS encoding RluA family pseudouridine synthase: MRRKTRIPPSPLPQREGVDPVRVRLPVEGAWTTVREHLVERLSGAGDGVVDRMLDAGQVVGADGRAVAPDAAFVPGMFVWFHREPAAEVRVPFPLGVVHRDEHIVVVDKPHFLATTPRGSHVTETALARLRRELGLPTLSAAHRLDRLTAGLVLFTVRPEERGAYQVLFRDRRVRKEYEAVAPYDPTLTLPRTVRSRLVKERGVLAAYEVEGEPNAVSRVELVEHRENGADGLGRYRLVPATGQTHQLRVHMNALGVPILGDPLYPVVTGPVPAGDFRRPLQLLARSLEFTDPVTGAEHRFRSGRVLQAWTSYDAWAAGQ; this comes from the coding sequence ATGAGACGCAAGACCCGGATCCCGCCCTCTCCCCTGCCGCAGCGCGAGGGGGTGGATCCGGTGCGGGTGCGGCTGCCCGTCGAGGGGGCATGGACCACCGTGCGGGAGCATCTGGTGGAGCGGCTGTCCGGAGCGGGTGACGGCGTCGTCGACAGGATGCTCGACGCGGGGCAGGTCGTCGGGGCGGACGGGCGGGCGGTGGCGCCGGACGCGGCGTTCGTGCCGGGGATGTTCGTGTGGTTCCACCGGGAGCCGGCGGCCGAGGTGCGGGTGCCGTTCCCGTTGGGGGTCGTGCATCGCGACGAGCACATCGTCGTCGTCGACAAGCCACACTTCCTGGCCACCACCCCGCGCGGCAGCCACGTCACCGAGACCGCGCTCGCCCGGCTGCGCCGGGAGCTGGGCCTGCCCACACTCAGCGCGGCGCACCGCCTTGACCGGCTCACCGCCGGACTCGTGCTGTTCACGGTGCGGCCCGAGGAACGCGGTGCGTACCAGGTGCTGTTCCGCGACCGGCGGGTGCGCAAGGAATACGAGGCCGTCGCGCCGTACGATCCCACGCTCACCCTGCCCCGGACGGTGCGCAGCCGGCTCGTGAAGGAGCGCGGAGTGCTGGCCGCGTACGAGGTGGAGGGTGAGCCGAACGCCGTCAGCCGCGTCGAGCTGGTCGAGCACCGCGAGAACGGGGCCGACGGGCTCGGCCGGTACCGGCTGGTGCCCGCCACCGGGCAGACCCATCAGCTGCGCGTCCACATGAACGCGCTCGGCGTGCCGATCCTCGGCGATCCGCTGTACCCGGTGGTGACCGGCCCCGTGCCGGCCGGTGACTTCCGGCGTCCGCTCCAACTGCTCGCGCGGAGCCTGGAGTTCACCGACCCGGTCACGGGGGCGGAGCACCGGTTCCGCAGCGGTCGGGTCCTTCAGGCGTGGACGTCGTACGACGCCTGGGCCGCCGGTCAGTAA
- a CDS encoding DUF742 domain-containing protein, with protein MTPPQRRRRYAKQEPEPQPPQQPAQDGDQPPEGQKKNPERLYVITGPDGVERTELDLVTLIVARADPPRSATPEQAALLRLCTAPLSVAELSAYLSLPFSVVSVLVTELLTAELVTARAPIIRQALADRSLLEAVMHGLQKL; from the coding sequence ATGACTCCTCCGCAACGCAGGCGGCGCTACGCCAAGCAGGAACCGGAACCTCAGCCCCCACAGCAACCCGCGCAGGACGGGGATCAACCGCCCGAGGGCCAGAAGAAGAACCCCGAGCGGCTGTACGTGATCACCGGGCCCGACGGCGTCGAGCGCACCGAACTCGACCTGGTCACGTTAATCGTGGCGCGCGCCGACCCGCCGCGCTCCGCCACGCCCGAGCAGGCGGCGCTGCTCAGGCTGTGCACGGCCCCCCTGTCCGTGGCCGAGCTGTCGGCCTATCTGAGCCTGCCGTTCAGCGTGGTGAGCGTCCTGGTCACCGAGCTGCTGACGGCCGAACTGGTGACGGCGCGCGCCCCGATCATCCGCCAGGCGCTGGCCGACCGTTCCCTCCTCGAAGCGGTGATGCATGGACTTCAAAAGCTCTGA
- a CDS encoding cytochrome P450: MTPESHSPTGTDPSLGPPPGCPAHGRGPGGLTRLYGPEAEDLRSLYEKLRAEHGPVAPVLLHDDVPIWVVLGHTENLHMVRSPAQFCRDSRTWAPLVDGMVKPDHPLMPHFAWQPICAMAEGDEHLRLRGAVTGATSTIDHRILRRHINRHTQRLVNRFCEEGAADLVSQFAEHLPMAVMCEILGMPNEYNDRIVQAARDMLRGTETAIASNAYIMEALGRLTSRRRARPEDDFTSHLINHPAGLSDDEVREHLRLVLIAAYEATANLIANVLRMVLTDPRFRAQLNGGQMTVPEAVEQSLWNEPPFSTVLGYYAKQDTELGGQRIRKGDGLLLGIAPGNVDPRVRPDLSAHMQGNRSHLAFGGGPHECPGQDIGRAIADTGVDALLMRLPDVELDCDEDELTWTESIASRHLVELPVRFEPKPQQDVKAKPGLAAVPPQRPAWQIGTHQPEPKPAPAAVAEPQPAAVPTQPAPTPEPARPQGAWRRFLRWLRGY, translated from the coding sequence GTGACGCCTGAATCCCACTCCCCGACCGGTACGGACCCCAGCCTCGGACCGCCGCCCGGCTGTCCCGCCCACGGCCGCGGCCCCGGCGGACTGACACGGCTCTACGGCCCCGAGGCGGAGGACCTCCGGTCCCTGTACGAGAAACTCCGGGCGGAACACGGCCCGGTGGCGCCCGTGCTGCTCCACGACGACGTGCCCATCTGGGTGGTACTCGGCCACACCGAGAACCTGCACATGGTGCGCTCGCCCGCGCAGTTCTGCCGGGACAGCCGCACCTGGGCGCCGCTCGTCGACGGCATGGTCAAGCCCGACCACCCGCTCATGCCGCACTTCGCCTGGCAGCCCATCTGCGCCATGGCGGAGGGCGACGAGCACCTTCGGCTGCGCGGCGCGGTCACCGGCGCCACGTCGACCATCGACCACCGGATCCTGCGCCGCCACATCAACCGGCACACCCAGCGCCTGGTCAACCGGTTCTGCGAAGAGGGCGCCGCCGACCTCGTCAGCCAGTTCGCCGAGCACCTGCCGATGGCCGTGATGTGCGAGATCCTCGGCATGCCCAACGAGTACAACGACCGGATCGTGCAGGCCGCCCGGGACATGCTCCGGGGCACCGAGACCGCGATCGCCAGCAACGCCTACATCATGGAGGCCCTCGGCCGGCTCACCTCCCGCCGCCGCGCCCGGCCCGAGGACGACTTCACCTCCCACCTCATCAACCACCCGGCGGGGCTCAGCGACGACGAGGTCAGGGAGCACCTGCGGCTCGTGCTGATCGCCGCGTACGAGGCCACCGCCAACCTCATCGCCAACGTGCTGCGCATGGTGCTCACCGACCCGCGCTTCCGCGCCCAGCTGAACGGCGGCCAGATGACGGTGCCGGAGGCGGTCGAGCAGTCTCTGTGGAACGAGCCGCCGTTCAGCACGGTCCTCGGCTACTACGCCAAGCAGGACACGGAGCTCGGCGGCCAGCGCATCCGCAAGGGCGACGGGCTGCTCCTCGGCATCGCCCCGGGCAACGTCGACCCGCGGGTGCGTCCCGACCTGTCCGCCCACATGCAGGGCAACCGCTCCCACCTCGCCTTCGGCGGCGGCCCGCACGAGTGCCCCGGCCAGGACATCGGCCGTGCCATCGCCGACACCGGCGTCGACGCCCTGCTGATGCGGCTGCCCGACGTCGAGCTCGACTGCGACGAGGACGAGCTGACCTGGACGGAGTCGATCGCCTCCCGCCACCTGGTGGAACTGCCGGTCCGGTTCGAGCCGAAGCCGCAGCAGGACGTGAAGGCCAAGCCGGGGCTTGCCGCGGTCCCGCCCCAGCGGCCCGCCTGGCAGATCGGCACCCACCAGCCGGAGCCGAAGCCGGCGCCCGCGGCGGTCGCGGAGCCCCAGCCGGCCGCCGTCCCGACGCAGCCCGCGCCGACCCCGGAACCGGCCCGGCCCCAGGGCGCCTGGCGGCGCTTCCTGCGTTGGTTGCGCGGTTACTGA
- a CDS encoding roadblock/LC7 domain-containing protein — MIQQRGNFDWMLTDLAKGVPGIQMIVVLSADGLRIARHGGDPDTADRVAAACAGLQSLASAVAQEIPGSDGEMKMVLIEINRGYFYLMAAGPNAFLAVLSDVRAEPGFMSARMSDLVVRIGAHLTSPPRRNGQSV, encoded by the coding sequence GTGATCCAGCAGCGAGGCAACTTCGACTGGATGCTCACGGACCTCGCCAAAGGCGTACCGGGCATCCAGATGATCGTGGTGCTCTCCGCCGACGGCCTGCGCATCGCCCGCCACGGCGGCGACCCGGACACCGCCGACCGCGTCGCCGCGGCCTGCGCGGGCCTGCAGAGCCTGGCGAGCGCCGTCGCCCAGGAGATCCCGGGCAGCGACGGCGAGATGAAGATGGTCCTCATCGAGATCAACAGGGGCTACTTCTACCTGATGGCCGCGGGCCCCAACGCCTTTCTCGCGGTGCTCTCCGACGTGCGCGCCGAACCCGGCTTCATGAGCGCCCGCATGAGCGACCTGGTGGTCCGGATCGGCGCGCATCTGACCAGCCCGCCGAGGCGTAACGGGCAGAGCGTATGA
- a CDS encoding ATP-binding protein has protein sequence MVSVQSPPGRRELSYARVLLLPGIVMAAATGAAVAVVTEPARVAVGWCGAVATLMVIATAAETVRRGRTLRKERADHARHTAYLERRIAAHDDEMTRLAKEIAPTALHYLRGGHSPREVILQLGDMDPAWRDLPEAQVSLIRTVLDIVDQEETLRDATQRSFVNIARRVQAIVHQQANELREMEEDHGRNPEVFDDLLRIDHGTALIGRLADSISVLGGGRPGRQWPEPVALYSVLRGAMSRILEFGRIDLTSIAKVNVKGTAVEPVIHAAAELLDNATRYSPPQTKVHVTATEVQTGVAIEIEDSGVSLSEEARARAEGMLERAMAGVDLQDIGESPRLGLAVVGRLCRTYDMKVSLRSSAYGGVRAVLVVPSNMLTSEPGVGLAHGIGATALPTPEPGALPGPKRRPKLRRPTSPKFVTPVSLEDDVPEVTEWTANGLPQRRSRVKTSLTQRYAEQAAIEQAEREGQPTIWSTAKREPEPEPEPEDKAPEPPPGLWVQAFFDGLKNPSKYTQPTNETAHAEADNEGDLK, from the coding sequence ATGGTGAGTGTTCAATCCCCTCCAGGTCGCCGTGAACTTTCCTACGCGCGCGTGTTGTTGCTGCCCGGCATAGTGATGGCCGCGGCGACCGGGGCCGCCGTCGCCGTGGTGACGGAGCCGGCCCGGGTGGCTGTCGGCTGGTGCGGCGCCGTCGCCACGCTCATGGTGATCGCGACGGCAGCCGAAACGGTGCGCCGCGGCCGCACCCTGCGGAAGGAGCGAGCGGACCACGCCCGTCACACCGCGTATCTGGAACGGCGCATCGCCGCCCACGACGACGAGATGACCCGCCTCGCGAAGGAGATCGCGCCGACCGCGCTCCACTATCTGCGCGGTGGGCATTCCCCCAGAGAGGTGATTCTCCAACTCGGCGACATGGACCCCGCCTGGCGCGACCTCCCCGAAGCCCAGGTGTCGCTGATCCGGACGGTGCTCGACATCGTCGACCAGGAAGAGACACTGCGCGACGCCACGCAGCGCTCCTTCGTCAACATCGCCCGGCGCGTCCAGGCGATCGTCCACCAGCAGGCCAATGAACTCCGCGAGATGGAGGAGGACCACGGCCGCAACCCCGAGGTCTTCGACGACCTGCTGCGCATCGACCACGGCACCGCGCTGATCGGCCGCCTCGCCGACTCCATCTCCGTGCTCGGCGGCGGCCGCCCGGGCCGCCAGTGGCCCGAGCCCGTCGCGCTGTACAGCGTGCTGCGCGGCGCCATGTCCCGGATCCTGGAGTTCGGCCGCATCGACCTGACCTCCATCGCCAAGGTCAACGTCAAGGGCACCGCCGTCGAACCCGTCATCCACGCCGCGGCCGAACTCCTCGACAACGCCACCCGCTACTCGCCGCCGCAGACCAAGGTGCACGTCACCGCCACCGAGGTGCAGACCGGCGTCGCCATCGAGATCGAGGACTCCGGCGTCAGCCTCAGCGAGGAGGCCCGCGCCCGCGCCGAGGGCATGCTGGAGCGCGCCATGGCGGGCGTCGACCTGCAGGACATCGGCGAATCCCCGCGACTGGGCCTGGCCGTCGTCGGCCGGCTCTGCCGTACGTACGACATGAAGGTCTCCCTGCGCTCCTCCGCGTACGGCGGAGTCCGTGCCGTCCTCGTCGTGCCGAGCAACATGCTCACCTCCGAGCCCGGTGTCGGACTCGCCCACGGCATCGGCGCCACGGCCTTGCCCACCCCCGAACCCGGCGCCCTCCCGGGTCCCAAGCGCAGGCCCAAGCTGCGCCGCCCCACCAGCCCCAAGTTCGTGACGCCGGTCTCCCTGGAGGACGACGTCCCCGAGGTCACCGAGTGGACCGCCAACGGTCTGCCGCAGCGCCGCAGCCGGGTCAAGACCTCGCTCACCCAGCGGTACGCCGAGCAGGCAGCCATCGAACAGGCCGAACGGGAGGGCCAGCCGACCATCTGGTCGACCGCCAAGCGCGAGCCCGAGCCCGAGCCGGAGCCCGAGGACAAGGCACCCGAACCCCCACCGGGCCTCTGGGTCCAGGCGTTCTTCGACGGACTCAAGAACCCGAGCAAATACACCCAGCCGACCAACGAAACGGCCCACGCCGAGGCCGACAACGAGGGGGACCTCAAGTGA
- a CDS encoding ATP/GTP-binding protein — translation MDFKSSDTITGPRTEDHLPHTAEAAVKIVIVGGFGVGKTTMVGSVSEIKPLTTEETMTQAGVGVDDNYGSESKTATTVAMDFGRISITDQLVLYLFGTPGQERFWFLWNGLFEGALGAVVLIDTRRLEVSFDVMGRLEERGVPFVVAVNSFPDAPRYPIEELRTALDLSEDIPIVECDARRRASSRDTLMTLMRFLHGLAMTGALR, via the coding sequence ATGGACTTCAAAAGCTCTGACACCATCACGGGTCCACGTACCGAGGACCACCTTCCGCACACCGCCGAGGCCGCGGTGAAGATCGTCATCGTCGGCGGCTTCGGCGTCGGCAAGACGACCATGGTCGGCTCGGTCAGCGAGATCAAACCGCTGACCACCGAGGAGACCATGACGCAGGCCGGCGTCGGCGTCGACGACAACTACGGCTCCGAGTCCAAGACGGCCACCACCGTGGCGATGGACTTCGGCCGCATCAGCATCACCGACCAGCTCGTGCTGTACCTCTTCGGCACCCCCGGGCAGGAGCGCTTCTGGTTCCTGTGGAACGGGCTGTTCGAGGGCGCGCTCGGCGCCGTCGTGCTGATCGACACCCGCCGGCTGGAGGTCAGCTTCGACGTGATGGGCCGCCTCGAAGAGCGGGGCGTGCCCTTCGTCGTCGCCGTCAACTCCTTCCCGGACGCGCCCCGTTACCCCATCGAGGAGCTGCGCACCGCGCTCGACCTGAGCGAGGACATCCCCATCGTCGAGTGCGACGCGCGCCGCCGCGCCTCCAGCCGGGACACCCTGATGACCCTCATGCGCTTCCTGCACGGCCTCGCCATGACGGGCGCGCTGAGGTGA